The following are encoded together in the Syntrophomonadaceae bacterium genome:
- a CDS encoding NAD(+)/NADH kinase gives MALWLDDKGFEVLIAGSPGFSVSLEDLPGMVDMVIVLGGDGTLLQAARLAAPYGTPLLGVNFGRLGFLTEVELPEMYQVLTKILNGEFLVEKRMMLQAQIIRNQVPVADFHALNDFVATKGGFSRMIMLETFVEDHLVASFPADGVILSSSTGSTAYSLSAGGPIVFPELEVIVLTPICPHTLYSRPVIFSPEHQVRVILTGQIEEAMLTVDGQHGFPLIQGDEIRVKRAPFTANLVRLKGGRNFFEVLREKLRQGGRNET, from the coding sequence TTGGCCCTGTGGCTGGATGACAAAGGGTTTGAAGTACTTATTGCCGGGTCGCCTGGTTTTTCTGTTAGTTTGGAAGATTTGCCTGGCATGGTTGACATGGTAATAGTATTAGGTGGTGACGGAACTTTGCTCCAAGCTGCCCGGCTGGCAGCTCCTTATGGTACTCCGTTACTTGGCGTAAATTTTGGACGCCTGGGGTTCTTAACTGAAGTAGAACTGCCGGAAATGTATCAAGTACTCACCAAAATATTAAATGGTGAATTTCTGGTGGAAAAGAGGATGATGCTTCAGGCCCAGATAATTCGTAACCAGGTACCTGTTGCCGATTTTCACGCATTGAATGATTTTGTTGCCACTAAAGGCGGTTTCTCCCGGATGATTATGCTGGAGACGTTTGTAGAGGATCATCTGGTAGCGTCTTTTCCTGCAGATGGTGTCATTTTATCTTCCTCGACTGGTTCTACTGCCTATTCCCTGTCAGCTGGAGGACCTATTGTTTTTCCGGAATTGGAAGTAATAGTGTTAACACCGATATGTCCTCATACTTTATATTCTCGCCCTGTTATATTTTCCCCTGAACACCAAGTTAGAGTAATCCTGACCGGTCAAATAGAAGAAGCCATGTTAACCGTAGATGGTCAACACGGATTTCCATTAATTCAAGGCGACGAGATCAGGGTCAAACGAGCTCCTTTTACTGCGAATCTGGTCCGCTTAAAAGGAGGAAGAAACTTTTTTGAAGTTTTAAGAGAAAAGCTGCGTCAAGGAGGGAGAAATGAGACTTAG
- the dxs gene encoding 1-deoxy-D-xylulose-5-phosphate synthase, with amino-acid sequence MKLLSHINAPEDLLQLSNKELNNLAVEIRELLVTTIAKNGGHLAPNLGVVELTLALHLVFASPKDKIIWDVGHQSYVHKIITGRRDRFSTLRQYKGLSGFPKVAESNHDSFDTGHSSTSVSAALGMALARDYKGEKYHVVAVIGDGALTGGMAFEALNHAGHLGTDLIVVLNDNEMSIANNVGALSGYLTRIRTDPKYFKGKEELENLLRKLPAIGPRVVKLAERIKDSVKHLVVPGMLFEELGFTYLGPIDGHNLSAVKTVLTNAKATKGPILIHVITKKGKGYHPAEENPDLFHGVGPFDITTGKPIKHDEPPTYTSVFGETLTKLAAKYPEIVAITAAMPGGTGLSRLSKEYPHRVIDVGIAEQHAVTLAASMSLAGLRPVVAIYSTFLQRAFDQVLHDVCMQKLPVVFALDRAGIVGEDGETHHGLFDLSYLRMIPNISIMAPKDEDELQHMLYTALCHIGPVAVRYPRGIGQGVKMKQDLDLLPWGRSEVVQDGKDLVIFAVGPLVYQALAAAAVSVSNGLSVAVINLRFIKPFDEQLILKYSAKCKRVITLEDNVIAGGAGSGILEILAGNGIKADVLNLGIDDIFVEHGNSQTLQQKFGLLADSIVKQIHMMIKYKLPTA; translated from the coding sequence ATGAAATTACTGAGCCATATTAATGCTCCAGAAGATTTGCTACAACTTAGTAATAAGGAGCTAAACAACTTAGCTGTTGAAATCCGGGAGCTTTTGGTAACTACAATCGCCAAAAATGGAGGACACTTAGCTCCAAATTTGGGTGTTGTTGAGTTAACCCTGGCATTACATCTGGTTTTTGCTTCGCCCAAAGACAAAATAATTTGGGATGTAGGACATCAATCCTATGTTCATAAAATAATCACTGGCAGGAGAGATAGGTTCTCTACCCTGAGGCAATATAAGGGCTTGAGCGGATTCCCCAAAGTTGCCGAAAGTAATCACGATAGTTTTGATACCGGCCATAGCAGTACCTCTGTGTCAGCGGCGCTAGGAATGGCGTTGGCACGAGATTATAAAGGCGAAAAATATCACGTTGTTGCAGTTATTGGCGATGGTGCCTTAACCGGGGGGATGGCGTTTGAAGCATTAAATCATGCAGGGCATTTGGGTACCGATTTAATTGTTGTCTTAAATGACAATGAAATGTCCATTGCCAATAATGTTGGCGCGCTTTCCGGCTACCTGACAAGAATCAGAACCGATCCCAAGTATTTTAAAGGCAAAGAAGAGTTGGAGAATCTGCTCAGGAAACTCCCCGCTATTGGTCCGAGGGTAGTTAAATTAGCAGAAAGAATAAAAGACAGCGTAAAACACCTGGTGGTTCCTGGAATGCTTTTTGAAGAGCTTGGATTTACCTATTTGGGGCCTATCGATGGACATAACCTTTCAGCAGTTAAGACAGTATTAACAAATGCAAAGGCGACCAAAGGCCCTATTTTGATTCATGTTATAACCAAGAAGGGCAAGGGATACCACCCCGCAGAAGAGAATCCTGATTTGTTTCATGGAGTGGGCCCTTTTGATATTACTACCGGAAAACCAATTAAACATGATGAGCCGCCGACTTATACCAGCGTTTTCGGTGAAACACTAACAAAACTGGCAGCTAAATATCCAGAAATCGTGGCGATTACTGCCGCCATGCCTGGTGGGACAGGCCTGTCCCGTTTGAGCAAGGAATATCCCCATCGGGTTATTGATGTTGGAATTGCTGAACAGCATGCGGTAACTTTGGCGGCCAGTATGTCCTTAGCTGGACTCCGGCCTGTTGTCGCAATATATTCTACATTTTTGCAGCGGGCATTTGACCAGGTTTTACATGATGTCTGCATGCAGAAGCTACCTGTTGTTTTTGCTTTGGACAGGGCGGGTATTGTTGGTGAGGATGGCGAGACTCATCATGGCTTGTTTGACCTGTCTTATTTAAGAATGATACCAAATATTTCTATCATGGCGCCAAAGGATGAGGATGAGCTTCAGCATATGCTTTATACAGCTTTATGTCACATCGGGCCTGTTGCTGTCCGTTATCCCAGGGGTATTGGCCAGGGGGTTAAAATGAAACAAGACTTAGATTTATTGCCTTGGGGCAGATCTGAGGTTGTGCAAGATGGAAAGGATCTGGTAATCTTTGCAGTTGGTCCGTTAGTGTACCAGGCATTAGCTGCCGCAGCAGTATCTGTCTCCAATGGTTTATCTGTTGCAGTTATCAACCTCAGGTTTATAAAGCCTTTTGACGAACAATTAATTTTAAAGTACAGTGCAAAATGCAAGCGGGTAATTACCCTGGAGGACAATGTAATAGCTGGTGGAGCAGGCAGTGGCATTCTTGAAATATTGGCAGGAAACGGCATTAAGGCGGATGTCTTGAATTTAGGAATTGATGATATCTTTGTTGAGCATGGAAACAGCCAAACCCTGCAGCAAAAATTTGGCCTGTTAGCTGACAGCATTGTCAAGCAAATTCACATGATGATTAAATATAAACTGCCTACTGCTTAA
- a CDS encoding exodeoxyribonuclease VII large subunit, whose product MTPRILGVAQLTAYIKDLIENNELLSRIWVKGEITNFKPYPSGHVYFTLRDNRANIKCVMFRQQAQRLRFAPEDGLAVIARGYVSVFERDGQYQLYVQELQLDGVGELYLSFQKLKDKLEKEGLFASARKRTIPILPSRIGIVTSPTGAVIRDIVNIIERRCPGVQLFLSPAAVQGFSAPAEICRALEVLYSIPGLDVIILGRGGGSIEDLWAFNTEAVARAIVRSPVPVISAVGHETDFTISDFVADLRAPTPSAAAELAVPVKYDLINRVKELQHRLFQSQNKGLAETRQRIASIAARAIFKRPEMILRKHKQELDVITKDLINSINLLVDTNRHKTNQLACMLDLLGPLKTLARGYGICLLPEVKEVVTKAKYLTPGQKIKIILAEGALICLVEEVFDINEPKWN is encoded by the coding sequence ATAACTCCTAGAATTCTGGGTGTTGCCCAGCTTACAGCCTATATTAAAGATCTGATTGAAAATAATGAATTATTATCAAGAATCTGGGTAAAGGGTGAAATAACTAATTTTAAACCCTATCCATCAGGCCATGTCTATTTTACCCTGAGAGATAACCGGGCAAACATCAAATGCGTAATGTTCAGGCAGCAGGCTCAAAGGCTCAGGTTTGCACCTGAGGATGGCCTGGCGGTTATAGCCAGGGGCTATGTTTCTGTTTTTGAAAGAGATGGCCAGTACCAGTTATATGTTCAGGAACTCCAGCTAGATGGTGTTGGAGAGTTATACTTAAGCTTTCAAAAACTAAAGGATAAGCTGGAGAAGGAAGGGCTGTTTGCTTCCGCCAGAAAAAGAACAATACCGATTCTGCCCAGCAGAATCGGTATTGTTACATCTCCAACTGGAGCAGTTATTAGAGATATTGTTAACATCATCGAACGCCGATGTCCAGGTGTACAGCTTTTTTTATCACCTGCAGCGGTACAGGGATTTTCCGCGCCTGCTGAGATATGCCGCGCTCTGGAAGTCCTTTATTCCATTCCGGGGCTGGATGTAATTATCCTTGGTCGAGGAGGCGGCTCCATCGAAGACTTGTGGGCATTTAATACCGAGGCCGTGGCCCGCGCAATTGTACGATCGCCGGTTCCTGTCATCTCTGCAGTTGGCCATGAAACAGACTTTACCATTTCTGATTTTGTTGCAGACTTAAGAGCCCCCACACCTTCAGCCGCAGCCGAATTGGCTGTGCCAGTTAAATATGATTTGATAAACAGGGTTAAAGAGTTGCAGCATCGTTTGTTCCAATCTCAGAACAAAGGATTAGCTGAAACAAGGCAGCGAATTGCTTCTATAGCAGCCAGGGCTATTTTTAAAAGACCGGAAATGATTTTAAGGAAACACAAACAGGAGCTTGACGTTATAACTAAGGATTTAATAAATTCGATCAACTTGCTGGTGGATACCAATAGGCACAAGACTAATCAGCTCGCATGCATGCTAGATCTTTTGGGTCCTTTAAAAACTCTTGCCAGAGGGTATGGGATCTGCCTGCTGCCTGAGGTTAAAGAGGTAGTGACAAAGGCAAAATATCTTACCCCTGGGCAAAAGATTAAGATAATCCTGGCGGAAGGTGCTCTTATTTGTTTAGTTGAGGAGGTTTTTGACATAAATGAGCCTAAGTGGAATTGA
- a CDS encoding polyprenyl synthetase family protein, which translates to MDLAHYLTQKVNRINSFLERVGPNPEAYPPAIHQAMAYSLYGGGKRLRPILVIAAAEAVGGNEETVLPTACAIEMIHTYSLIHDDLPAMDNDDYRRGKPTNHKVFGEATAILAGDGLLTKAFEVLGLNSQLCQIEPAVAMQVIIEIAVAAGSQGLIAGQTVDLESEGRQVDFSTLNFIHQHKTGKLFKAAIRSGALLGGAKEKQLESLSSYADHFGLAFQITDDILNVEGSNLKMGKAVGTDVLRKKATFPTMFGLPQSKKMAEEAITQAISSIEWMGTSSQPLIQIAFHLLRRDN; encoded by the coding sequence ATGGATCTGGCACATTACCTGACTCAGAAAGTAAATAGGATAAACTCATTCTTGGAAAGGGTTGGGCCAAATCCTGAAGCATATCCTCCCGCAATTCATCAGGCAATGGCCTACAGCTTATACGGGGGAGGAAAACGACTCCGGCCAATACTTGTAATTGCTGCTGCGGAAGCAGTCGGAGGAAATGAGGAAACCGTTCTTCCAACAGCTTGTGCTATCGAAATGATTCATACTTATTCCCTTATACATGATGATCTGCCTGCTATGGATAACGATGACTACCGGCGCGGAAAACCAACCAACCACAAAGTTTTTGGCGAAGCAACTGCAATTCTCGCTGGCGATGGGCTATTGACAAAGGCTTTTGAGGTGTTAGGCTTGAACTCTCAATTATGCCAGATTGAACCAGCAGTAGCAATGCAAGTGATTATTGAAATTGCGGTTGCCGCAGGCAGCCAGGGATTAATAGCCGGGCAAACAGTGGACCTCGAATCGGAAGGCAGACAGGTAGATTTTTCTACGTTGAACTTTATTCACCAGCACAAAACAGGAAAACTATTTAAAGCCGCTATTCGTTCTGGAGCCCTCCTGGGTGGCGCGAAAGAAAAGCAATTAGAAAGCCTTTCCTCCTATGCTGATCATTTCGGGCTTGCCTTTCAGATCACAGATGATATTTTGAACGTGGAGGGGAGTAATTTGAAAATGGGGAAGGCCGTTGGCACTGATGTTTTAAGAAAGAAGGCCACTTTCCCCACCATGTTTGGGCTGCCGCAATCAAAAAAGATGGCGGAGGAGGCAATCACACAGGCTATATCCAGCATTGAATGGATGGGCACTAGCTCCCAGCCGTTAATTCAAATTGCTTTTCATTTATTAAGGCGAGATAATTAA
- a CDS encoding exodeoxyribonuclease VII small subunit, producing MSLSGIDFEQALQRLEELVRLLESGELSLEESLKSFEEGIGLIRICNERLSFVEKRVHSLIELTGNTDLYVLQQEGEERADGSGTLPDSESK from the coding sequence ATGAGCCTAAGTGGAATTGATTTTGAACAGGCATTGCAGCGATTGGAAGAATTGGTAAGATTATTGGAATCAGGAGAACTCTCTTTAGAAGAATCTCTAAAATCTTTTGAGGAGGGTATTGGCCTCATTCGAATTTGCAATGAAAGGCTGAGCTTTGTTGAGAAAAGAGTGCACTCTCTGATAGAATTAACGGGAAATACAGACTTGTACGTATTGCAGCAAGAAGGAGAGGAGCGGGCTGATGGATCTGGCACATTACCTGACTCAGAAAGTAAATAG
- a CDS encoding class I SAM-dependent methyltransferase, which yields MRLSFSSPVFLSHEIIKAVVVLGDTVVDATAGNGKDTLFLAGIVGSSGKVVAFDCQVEAIKATLHSLEQHGVSSWVQIVAAGHQKMDEFIFEPVKAVMFNLGYLPGSDKKVITTAENTLCALEKALRLLLVNGVITIVVYPGHPGGKEEAQAIEEYLQSLSPKAYLAVSLGYINRSNAAPYLIAVYKTAEV from the coding sequence ATGAGACTTAGTTTCAGCAGTCCAGTTTTCCTCTCCCATGAAATAATAAAAGCTGTAGTTGTATTGGGAGATACTGTCGTGGATGCTACTGCGGGAAACGGGAAGGATACGCTGTTTTTGGCTGGAATAGTTGGCAGCTCAGGCAAAGTGGTAGCATTTGACTGTCAAGTGGAAGCCATCAAAGCTACCTTGCATTCTTTGGAACAGCACGGTGTTTCCAGCTGGGTACAAATAGTTGCTGCCGGGCATCAAAAAATGGATGAGTTTATTTTTGAGCCGGTAAAAGCAGTTATGTTTAATCTTGGATATCTGCCTGGAAGTGATAAAAAAGTAATCACTACCGCTGAAAATACTCTCTGTGCTTTGGAAAAAGCACTGAGGCTTTTGCTGGTAAACGGTGTAATAACCATTGTAGTGTATCCGGGGCACCCCGGGGGTAAAGAGGAAGCCCAGGCTATTGAGGAGTATCTGCAAAGCCTGTCTCCGAAAGCTTATTTGGCAGTAAGTCTGGGGTATATTAACAGAAGTAATGCTGCGCCATACTTGATTGCGGTCTACAAGACAGCAGAGGTATGA
- a CDS encoding TlyA family RNA methyltransferase has translation MNPKKRLDLILTERGYFNSREQAKAAVMAGRVFVNGERVDKPGTVLPIDVEIKFLGKEHPYVSRGGLKLEKAIKEFNLDFAGKAVLDVGASTGGFTHCSLIYGALRVTAIDVGYGQLAWELRTDPRVHLLERTNIRYVTPEKLNCLSDIAVIDVSFISLEKVLPAVFKLLKEKGIIVALVKPQFEAGPAKVGKKGVVRDKEVHIEVLLKTVNFGKTIGLAAEMLTYSPIRGPEGNIEYIIKFLTDKNNTLIDVQNIRQVVEKAHSTLE, from the coding sequence GTGAATCCAAAAAAAAGACTTGACCTTATTTTAACGGAAAGAGGGTACTTTAATAGCAGGGAACAGGCCAAGGCTGCTGTAATGGCCGGACGGGTTTTTGTTAACGGAGAACGCGTTGATAAGCCAGGAACAGTGTTACCAATTGATGTTGAGATCAAATTCCTTGGCAAGGAACACCCCTATGTTAGCAGGGGCGGGTTGAAACTGGAAAAAGCAATTAAAGAATTCAACCTTGACTTTGCCGGGAAAGCAGTTCTAGATGTGGGAGCTTCTACAGGCGGATTTACACACTGTTCCCTTATTTATGGAGCTTTGCGTGTAACAGCTATTGATGTCGGTTATGGCCAGTTGGCCTGGGAACTTCGAACCGATCCAAGGGTCCATCTTTTAGAAAGAACAAATATCAGGTATGTTACACCCGAAAAGTTGAATTGCCTTTCAGATATTGCTGTTATTGACGTTTCTTTTATTTCCCTTGAGAAGGTACTGCCTGCAGTTTTTAAGCTCTTGAAAGAAAAAGGCATTATCGTGGCTTTGGTTAAACCGCAGTTTGAAGCAGGTCCCGCGAAAGTTGGTAAAAAAGGGGTTGTGCGGGATAAGGAGGTCCATATTGAAGTTCTGCTAAAAACCGTTAACTTTGGTAAAACCATCGGGCTTGCAGCCGAAATGCTAACCTATTCTCCAATCCGGGGTCCAGAAGGAAATATTGAGTATATTATTAAATTCTTAACTGACAAAAATAATACTTTGATTGATGTTCAAAATATTCGTCAGGTAGTAGAAAAAGCTCACTCCACCTTAGAATGA